One stretch of Bombus terrestris chromosome 5, iyBomTerr1.2, whole genome shotgun sequence DNA includes these proteins:
- the LOC100645077 gene encoding exosome complex component RRP46, whose amino-acid sequence MSEETPEGEFRLRPMNCELNQLSMPDGSAMLMQGNTTVVAGIYGPIEAKPQKMIYDKASVEVSYSPIKGPAKVDDRMTEMYIKETCEAAIIVTFHPATAICINVQELEDSGGILACTINAACLALINAGIPMKFTIAAVNCMIQEGTENIIVDPDTTQLQEARAEFTFAFDSMKKDVICCNTVGCFTETEFLEAMEKCKHVSQYIFDFYRNLVKKYANVI is encoded by the exons ATGTCTGAAGAAACGCCGGAAGGTGAATTTAGATTACGACCAATGAATTGTGAATTAAACCAACTTTCAATGCCTGATGGATCGGCAATGCTAATGCAAG gaAATACTACTGTAGTTGCTGGAATATATGGACCGATAGAAGCAAAACCACAAAAAATGATTTATGATAAAGCATCAGTCGAAGTATCATACAGTCCTATCAAAGGTCCAGCAA agGTGGATGACAGAATGACAGAAATGTATATCAAAGAAACTTGTGAAGCTGCAATAATTGTTACTTTCCATCCAGCAACTGCTATATGCATTAATGTACAAGAATTAGAAGATTCTGGTGGG ATATTAGCCTGTACAATAAATGCAGCATGCTTGGCACTTATTAATGCTGGTATTCCAATGAAATTTACTATTGCAGCGGTGAATTGTATGATACAGGAAGGCACTGAAAATATTATAGTAGATCCTGATACTACTCAATTACAG GAAGCTAGAGCAGAATTTACATTTGCATTTGATAGCATGAAAAAAGATGTTATATGTTGTAATACTGTTGGTTGCTTTACGGAGACAGAATTTTTGGAAGCAATGGAAAAATGTAAACATGTTAGtcaatatatatttgatttctaTAGAAATCTTGTAAAAAAGTATGCAAatgtgatataa
- the LOC100644397 gene encoding radial spoke head protein 6 homolog A, which yields MAYSYNIEEVPPDDVPCVEHDIRRAKKFLQKHSPESGDSLYDHLTEVLAKILAERPKNAVDIFEEFSRKVKEERFKTQSNHLRDVYVAPAQYEDAKEIIKLFKNVQSIYEDKREKLETEEEEEEGDTKNKIPNMLDLLFYFEQTGVGLSRVQMVLLNLSIRKLMAESPIENVRFWGKILGSPKNYYVVEADLQPEELNRRLERMAEEEKQRREEERTRAEEMAIAEREVAENMKREATEETEGVAEVTEEKEPEGLKLVFPPLPTHSWVPPTEVPSERIGTGANTKVYFVCNEPGLDKWIELPPVTPQQIVIARQIVRYCTGNLETPFHTFPPFPGTEKNYLRAQIARISATTQVSPIGFFTFGAGDEEEELMEEVEEGGVLSENVHYDPLPIKDLIDPSMSNWCHHAPYLLKQGRVVWWNPKAAQEEEIGEEEEVGEEEEEETRAGPEAEVGPPLLTPLSEDAIEDSIIPWRVLQSSHFQLDQAVALIRSNIWPGAFAFACGRRFANVYIGWGHKYITYNYSPPSMPPVQDQYIIGPEIMEIQDPTFEQEEAYRISQMPPPPVIPMGEEEEEGVEEEEEEEEEED from the exons ATGGCGTACAGCTATAACATCGAAGAAGTACCGCCCGACGATGTTCCCTGCGTGGAACATGATATACGGCGTGCTAAAAAGTTTCTTCAAAAACACAGTCCAGAGTCAGGTGATAGCTT GTACGATCACTTGACGGAAGTATTAGCGAAGATACTCGCCGAGAGGCCAAAGAACGCGGTGGATATTTTCGAGGAATTCAGCAGAAAAGTTAAGGAGGAGAGATTCAAGACTCAGTCCAATCATCTACGAGACGTATACGTTGCACCGGCGCAGTATGAGGATGCGAAAGAGATCATCAAACTGTTCAAG AATGTTCAGAGTATCTACGAAGACAAGAGAGAAAAACTCGAaacagaagaggaagaggaagaaggggatacaaagaataaaatacccAACATGTTGgatcttctattttatttcgaacAGACTGGCGTGGGCTTGTCACGAGTACAAATGGTGTTACTTAATTTGTCTATACGAAAACTCATGGCCGAGTCTCCTATAGAAAATGTCAG ATTTTGGGGAAAGATACTTGGGAGTCCAAAAAATTATTACGTGGTAGAAGCAGACTTGCAACCAGAGGAATTGAACAGAAGATTAGAG AGAATGGCGGAGGAGGAGAAACAGAGGCGTGAAGAGGAGCGAACCAGAGCGGAAGAAATGGCTATAGCAGAGAGAGAAGTTGCTGAAAACATGAAAAGAGAAGCGACGGAAGAAACTGAGGGAGTAGCTGAAGTAACGGAAGAAAAAGAACCGGAAGGTTTGAAGCTCGTCTTTCCGCCTCTACCTACTCATTCGTGGGTACCACCAACGGAAGTGCCGTCGGAGAGAATCGGAACAGGTGCAAATACCAAG GTGTATTTTGTATGCAACGAGCCCGGTTTGGACAAGTGGATCGAACTGCCACCGGTTACACCGCAGCAGATAGTAATTGCACGACAGATTGTTCGTTACTGTACGGGAAATTTGGAAACGCCG TTTCACACTTTCCCACCATTCCCTGGTACCGAAAAGAATTATCTCCGTGCACAAATAGCCAGGATTAGCGCGACCACCCAAGTTTCTCCGATTGGATTTTTCACTTTTGGCGCCGGAGACGAGGAGGAAGAGTTGATGGAGGAAGTGGAagaag GCGGAGTATTGTCAGAGAACGTACATTACGATCCTTTGCCTATTAAGGATTTAATAGACCCTTCCATGTCGAACTGGTGTCATCATGCACCGTATCTTTTGAAACAAGGCCGTGTCGTGTGGTGGAATCCAAAGGCAGCACAAGAAGAA GAAATTGGGGAGGAAGAGGAAGTGGgtgaagaagaggaggaggagactAGAGCTGGACCCGAGGCAGAGGTTGGTCCACCACTTTTGACACCGCTATCGGAAGACGCTATCGAGGATTCGATAATACCGTGGAGAGTCTTGCAATCTTCTCACTTCCAACTTGACCAGGCAGTTGCGTTAATTAGATCAAATATTTGGCCTGGCGCATTCGCGTTCGCCTGTGGAAG GCGTTTCGCTAACGTGTACATCGGCTGGGGTCACAAATACATCACGTACAATTACAGTCCACCGTCCATGCCACCTGTGCAAGATCAGTACATAATCGGTCCCGAGATTATGGAAATCCAAGATCCCACCTTCGAACAAGAAGAAGCTTACAGAATTTCCCAGATGCCACCTCCGCCAGTTATACCGATGg gagaggaagaggaagaaggagttgaagaagaagaggaagaagaagaagaggaagattaA